One genomic window of Hippocampus zosterae strain Florida chromosome 12, ASM2543408v3, whole genome shotgun sequence includes the following:
- the cd302 gene encoding CD302 antigen isoform X1, producing the protein MELLQKNGRRAPSLTCCLCVLLLQLQAAWTGDCPADGRTWVPFKDKCYHFVHGEEDKLKVYNFESAKSLCPHSELLSIQSAEENDFVVKYSPEVWKGEVNVWLGMYYDTNSEGMMWFDEEPVKFTNWEPGSSPLDFVPMETCVAVHSDTGKWERVSCLDDLENGVVCETAQKADQAKKKPSGLLSGLVILSIIAIVAVSVVLWFLHQRRHPGSSVVTGFEYHPPFRAPDGDRSCLVEAEELDGGP; encoded by the exons ATGGAGTTGCTGCAGAAAAACGGTCGTCGTGCCCCGTCCCTGACGTGCTGCTTGTGTGTGCTTCTTCTGCAGCTGCAGGCGGCTTGGACTGGAG ACTGTCCCGCCGATGGACGCACCTGGGTGCCCTTTAAAGACAAATGCTACCATTTTGTCCACGGAGAAGAAGACAAACTCAAAGTGTATAATTTTGAGAGTGCCAAAAGCCTCTGCCCACACTCTG agttgcTGTCCATCCAGAGCGCTGAGGAGAATGACTTTGTGGTTAAATATAGTCCCGAGGTGTGGAAAGGCGAAGTCAACGTGTGGCTCGGAATGTATTACGATACAAACA GTGAAGGCATGATGTGGTTCGACGAAGAGCCGGTCAAGTTTACCAACTGGGAACCGGGCTCGTCCCCGTTGGACTTTGTGCCCATGGAAACGTGCGTGGCCGTGCACAGCGACACGGGCAAGTGGGAACGTGTCAGCTGCTTGGACGATCTGGAGAACGGAGTGGTCTGCGAGACGGCTCAGA aagcagATCAAGCCAAAAAAA aACCCAGCGGACTGCTGTCTGGCCTAGTCATTCTCTCCATAATCGCCATCGTGGCCGTCTCCGTTGTGCTGTGGTTCCTGCACCAGCGGCGGCATCCGGGCTCCTCGGTCGTCACGGGGTTCGAGTACCACCCGCCGTTCAGAGCGCCCGACGGCGACCGCTCCTGCCTGGTGGAGGCTGAGGAGTTAGACGGCGGGCCGTAG